One stretch of Kluyveromyces marxianus DMKU3-1042 DNA, complete genome, chromosome 8 DNA includes these proteins:
- the HIS5 gene encoding histidinol-phosphate transaminase has product MTLQFDITQVVRPKILNLEPYRCARDDFKEGVLLDANENPYGPTLEDYDVDSLLHRYPDPHQIDFKQRMAEYRNTKSIFKDQQLTPLDSDNLCLGVGSDESIDALIRACCVPAKEKILIAPATYGMYTICSEINDVEYVEVPLLTSDKELFQINEDEIIKTLENDPTIKLVFITSPGNPTGTYIEYNRIEKILSRWQRGIVVVDEAYIDFVEGPNKGSLAPLATKYENLAVLQTLSKSFGLAGVRLGITYSSKQISRILNSMKAPYNISHTTSEVALKAVEPENLERMEQNAKSINKEKLRVLKELTSLPLVKQLGGLDANFILLRINNGDNDLTKKLYYDLATKSGVITRFRGNEPACSGGLRITIGTVEENDVLIREFKKHLSALTA; this is encoded by the coding sequence ATGACATTGCAATTTGATATTACCCAAGTCGTAAGGCCTAAAATTTTGAATCTAGAGCCTTACAGATGCGCTAGAGATGACTTTAAAGAAGGTGTATTGCTTGATGCAAACGAGAATCCATATGGACCTACGCTAGAAGATTATGATGTTGATTCGCTATTACACCGGTACCCGGATCCTCATCAGATTGACTTTAAACAGCGTATGGCGGAGTATCGTAACACTAAATCTATCTTCAAGGATCAGCAGTTGACACCATTGGATTCCGATAATCTGTGTCTTGGTGTTGGGTCTGATGAAAGCATTGATGCGCTCATTCGGGCCTGTTGTGTCCCGGCAAAGGAGAAAATACTCATTGCCCCAGCAACTTATGGGATGTATACTATATGTTCTGAAATCAATGACGTGGAGTACGTTGAAGTGCCATTGTTGACTTCGGATAAAGAGTTATTTCAAATCAACGAAGATGAGATCATTAAGACTTTGGAGAACGACCCTACAATTAAGTTGGTCTTCATTACTTCCCCAGGAAATCCAACTGGTACATATATTGAGTACAATCGGATTGAAAAGATTCTATCTCGTTGGCAAAGAGGTATTGTGGTTGTGGACGAAGCGTACATTGACTTTGTAGAAGGACCAAACAAGGGCTCTTTGGCCCCGCTAGCCACTAAATATGAGAATCTTGCTGTGTTACAAACTCTTTCGAAATCATTTGGTTTAGCTGGTGTCAGATTGGGTATCACTTactcttcaaaacaaaTTTCCAGGATATTAAACTCCATGAAAGCACCTTATAATATTTCTCACACAACTTCAGAAGTGGCCTTGAAAGCCGTGGAACCTGAAAACTTGGAAAGAATGGAACAGAACGCCAAATCAattaacaaagaaaagttaaGGGTTCTAAAAGAATTGACTTCCCTTCCTCTCGTTAAACAGTTGGGCGGATTGGACGCAAATTTCATTCTATTGCGTATTAACAATGGAGATAACGATCTAACTAAAAAATTGTACTATGACCTTGCCACCAAATCCGGTGTTATAACTAGATTTAGAGGTAATGAACCGGCGTGTTCCGGAGGATTGAGAATAACAATCGGTACCGTCgaagaaaatgatgttTTGATCAGAGAGTTTAAGAAACATCTATCGGCATTGACTGCCTAG
- the NUP159 gene encoding FG-nucleoporin NUP159, giving the protein MEVETTESLGFKFLFSKPLLPGVDETIPFSKLSNVSIHPVEKLLCVASAKTTSVYDLQSIRDGSYDAVNTKEFPSNVVGVFFVASTLCAVLEDGVIWVTEVPDYSWKEHSSTDSNPVSCTVFNGKLFVLGENNILNQVDLSTKGTTKQLTSIEKCVDLASTEDKLYVLHKNGNVTVLNKSLVESSTIEKPSLDDPSEPISINVLSSNHLLVSYGEPVDTVEEEDIMYDLTAYIVDLNTKQFTPSMDIAPPYSTVKRNPSYYTQTLFEITKKLPYLFVVGSACASEISIATSSQVFKPDQDAACAILPINPNSDNDTQPVGIALDLFSKGTVFEPCSGVDSADNLPLLYVLTNLGELYCWALYHHTALQDASFSLDQSRSHYLKLFKDLSVADGSLLSAKVEAQSSAGDIIEESSKSETKEAPTSQGGSSILGTTDAFSKGFSFGTPTLTPSPVGSSNSGSSNNNTIANSSSAFGKPAFGKPAFGSSAFGQNDTAPKFGESISAPTSSGAFGKPTFGNSTFGANTTPSATESAFGKPAFGASTTTGTNDSPFGKPAFGASTTESSFGKPAFGASTTTGTNDSPFGKPAFGGSTTTSTNESPFGKPAFSAGSTTSTNESPFGKPAFGAGATTGTTESPFGKPAFGASTTDSPFGKPAFGANATTGSTDSPFGKPAFGATATTGTTESPFGKPAFGTSATTGTTESPFGKPAFGASSTTSTNESPFGKSAFGASTTESPFGKPTFGASATTSTKESPFGKPALGGSVFGAAAAAASLSSPFSTDNDSKSPQKTPIPDPFGHLKSSKESSNTFSFTDVADAITDTSETAKKDTEFSGVSKAEYTSDSSIEEDNSLESESSEEESSSTAEITSINSNFRNLGSNTEGGSNDLDESEAHIATEPEPEDKAEVKAEEEVEMKSEEDVEAKEEAETKEEAETKEEAETKEEAETKEDVEAKEEAETKEEAEEEEETEEEAEEEEEAEKATEEETKEETEEKVEEKAETKESSEDQIESEEETKASVASLTDRIKKAANVSTAEIPVTFSQNTKTESKDQSPFSAFSNFQNKETAVPPTFSFGKHNDSQKSKDSPFSFPQKSVESNNPKDELMKFSKKPSTLDNETHVTDSSPPSKVDVALTPSKTAYESKEMQTDVVLKNNSTQTDSKDKTDKSQQAFENDEQHLASIYESQHLPDFFNAAQLRDFKPLSSDQVIQAIERTHAEVLGNIQVLKANINNIGDFVNDQTQHPFQRTEATINNVSSWRIDEAQDLLEILTSKKKDISKLKESSKYLEDNCSEDLDLDVLLNNLKRQFDALSICNEHYNNPKRKLSWSQHHISAVVKKKLETTSLRLDKIKETIRVLKLYNLSDNKETINIIKQLTANGGSGRTNLLREIKALREEVSNLKISMEKNQSVDSKKVLLSNSASPVPLVETTLELNIRSQLGDFFSSRVGC; this is encoded by the coding sequence ATGGAAGTCGAAACGACTGAGAGTTTGGGATTCAAGTTTTTGTTCTCGAAACCACTCTTACCAGGGGTCGACGAGACGATTCCGTTTTCTAAACTATCAAATGTATCAATACATCCTGTTGAAAAACTGTTGTGTGTGGCATCGGCGAAAACGACGTCCGTTTACGATCTTCAATCTATTCGCGATGGCTCATATGATGCGGTGAATACCAAGGAATTCCCTTCTAATGTTGTTGGGGTATTTTTCGTTGCTTCAACGTTATGTGCTGTGTTAGAAGACGGTGTGATTTGGGTTACCGAAGTGCCTGATTATTCGTGGAAGGAACACTCGAGCACAGATAGCAATCCTGTTTCTTGCACTGTTTTCAATGGGAAATTGTTTGTCTTGGGAGAAAACAATATACTGAATCAGGTGGATTTGTCAACGAAGGGCACTACTAAACAATTGACTTCAATTGAGAAATGTGTTGACCTTGCGTCAACGGAGGATAAACTTTATGTCTTGCATAAGAATGGAAATGTCACCGTTCTAAACAAATCGTTGGTTGAATCATCGACCATTGAAAAACCATCGCTCGATGACCCTAGCGAACCAATTAGCATAAATGTCCTATCTTCCAACCATCTTTTGGTATCCTATGGGGAGCCAGTTGATACcgtggaagaagaagatatcatGTATGATCTTACAGCGTACATTGTGGATCTAAATACGAAGCAGTTTACTCCATCGATGGACATCGCCCCTCCATACTCAACTGTGAAAAGAAACCCCTCTTACTACACTCAAACACTGTTCGAAATTACAAAGAAACTACCCTATCTATTTGTGGTTGGTTCCGCTTGTGCCTCAGAAATATCTATCGCTACATCGAGTCAAGTATTCAAACCCGATCAGGACGCGGCATGTGCAATCCTACCGATTAATCCTAATTCTGATAATGATACGCAGCCTGTAGGAATTGCCTTGGATCTATTTTCAAAAGGTACTGTGTTTGAACCATGTTCTGGTGTCGATTCTGCCGATAATCTCCCTCTCCTATACGTGCTTACGAACCTCGGTGAACTATATTGTTGGGCATTGTATCACCACACCGCTCTACAGGATGCATCCTTTTCATTAGATCAATCTAGATCGCATTACCTAAAATTATTCAAAGATCTGTCAGTCGCCGATGGATCACTGCTGTCTGCAAAGGTAGAAGCACAAAGTAGTGCAGGAGATATTATTGAAGAATCTTCAAAATCAGAAACTAAAGAGGCACCAACTTCACAAGGCGGCTCGTCTATTCTTGGAACTACAGATGCTTTCTCAAAAggattttcttttggaacTCCAACACTAACACCGTCGCCAGTGGGGTCGTCAAATTCTGGAAGTTCCAACAATAACACCATCGctaactcttcttctgcattTGGCAAGCCAGCATTTGGCAAGCCAGCCTTTGGCTCATCTGCATTTGGACAAAATGATACTGCTCCTAAGTTTGGAGAAAGTATAAGCGCACCAACTTCATCTGGCGCTTTTGGAAAACCAACCTTCGGAAACTCTACATTTGGAGCTAACACTACTCCTAGCGCTACGGAATCTGCATTCGGGAAGCCAGCATTTGGAGCAAGCACTACAACTGGTACCAATGACTCTCCATTCGGCAAGCCTGCGTTTGGAGCAAGCACCACTGAATCTTCATTTGGAAAGCCAGCATTTGGAGCAAGCACTACAACTGGTACCAATGACTCTCCATTCGGCAAACCCGCATTTGGAGGAAGTACTACAACTAGTACCAACGAATCTCCATTCGGGAAGCCTGCATTTAGCGCAGGCTCTACAACCAGTACCAATGAATCTCCATTTGGCAAGCCCGCGTTTGGAGCAGGTGCTACAACTGGTACCACGGAATCTCCATTTGGAAAGCCAGCATTTGGTGCAAGTACTACTGATTCTCCATTTGGAAAGCCAGCATTTGGCGCAAACGCTACAACTGGCAGCACGGACTCTCCATTTGGCAAACCCGCATTCGGTGCAACCGCTACAACTGGTACCACAGAATCTCCATTTGGAAAGCCTGCGTTTGGAACAAGCGCTACAACTGGTACCACAGAATCTCCATTTGGAAAGCCTGCATTTGGAGCAAGCTCTACAACTAGCACAAACGAATCTCCATTTGGCAAGTCTGCGTTTGGTGCAAGTACTACTGAATCTCCATTTGGAAAGCCAACATTTGGTGCAAGCGCTACAACTAGCACCAAAGAATCACCATTTGGAAAGCCTGCATTAGGGGGTTCTGTCTTTGGTGCCGCTGCTGCGGCAGCATCTCTAAGCTCACCATTTAGCACGGACAATGATTCGAAATCCCCTCAGAAAACTCCTATACCTGATCCATTTGGCCATCTCAAGTCATCAAAGGAAAGCTCGAACACATTCAGCTTTACTGATGTCGCAGATGCAATCACGGACACCTCTGAAACTGCGAAAAAAGATACAGAATTTTCTGGTGTCTCAAAAGCCGAATATACATCTGATTCTAGTATTGAGGAGGACAACTCCTTAGAATCGGAAAGTTCCGAAGAGGAAAGTAGCTCAACCGCTGAAATAACTTCAATAAACTCGAACTTTAGAAATTTAGGGTCTAATACCGAAGGTGGCTCTAATGACCTAGATGAATCAGAAGCCCATATAGCGACAGAGCCAGAACCAGAGGACAAAGCAGAAGTGAAAGCAGAGGAAGAAGTAGAAATGAAGTCAGAGGAAGATGTCGAAGcaaaggaagaagcagaaacaaaggaagaagcagaaacaaaggaagaagcagaaacaaaGGAGGAAGCAGAAACAAAGGAAGATGTCGAAGcaaaggaagaagcagaaacaaaggaagaagctgaagaagaggaagaaacagaggaagaagctgaagaagaggaagaagcagagaaaGCAACAGAGGAGGAAACAAAGGAAGAAACAGAGGAAAAAGTAGAGGAaaaagcagaaacaaaagaaagctCAGAAGATCAGATTgaatcagaagaagaaacaaaggcGTCAGTAGCATCGTTAACTGATAGAATCAAAAAAGCAGCTAATGTATCAACGGCTGAAATTCCAGTTACCTTCTCCCAAAACACGAAAACCGAGAGCAAAGATCAATCCCCATTTTCAGCATTTTCCAACTTCCAGAATAAGGAGACTGCAGTGCCTCCTACTTTCTCTTTTGGCAAGCATAACGACTCGCAGAAGTCTAAAGACTCGCCTTTCTCATTTCCACAAAAAAGTGTTGAGTCTAACAATCCTAAAGATGAACTAATGAAATTCAGCAAGAAACCATCTACTTTGGATAATGAGACTCATGTAACGGATTCATCTCCACCATCGAAAGTAGATGTTGCTCTTACTCCGAGTAAAACAGCTTATGAATCTAAAGAAATGCAAACTGACGTAGTCttaaaaaataattcaaCTCAAACAGACTCTAAGGACAAAACAGACAAATCGCAACAAGCTTTCGAAAATGATGAACAGCATCTAGCATCTATCTATGAATCACAACATTTACCagatttcttcaatgcTGCCCAATTAAGAGACTTCAAACCACTTTCTTCTGACCAGGTTATTCAAGCCATAGAGAGAACACATGCTGAAGTTTTGGGTAATATTCAAGTATTAAAGGCAAACATCAATAATATCGGTGACTTTGTGAATGACCAAACGCAACATCCATTCCAACGCACCGAAGCTACAATTAACAATGTTTCATCATGGAGAATAGACGAGGCCCAAGATCTATTAGAAATTCTCACATctaagaaaaaagatatatccAAACTCAAAGAATCTTCCAAATACTTAGAAGATAACTGCTCCGAAGATTTAGACCTTGAtgttttgttgaacaatttgAAACGCCAATTTGATGCATTGAGTATTTGTAATGAGCACTACAACAATCCGAAACGGAAATTATCTTGGAGCCAGCACCACATATCTGCTGTGGTTAAGAAGAAGCTAGAAACCACTTCATTAAGACTGgataaaatcaaagaaactATCCGCGTATTAAAACTTTACAACCTTTCAGACAACAAGGAAACTATAAATATTATCAAACAGCTTACTGCTAATGGTGGATCAGGACGGACCAATCTACTGAGGGAAATTAAGGCCCTTCGTGAAGAAGTGTCgaacttgaaaatatcaatggAAAAGAATCAATCAGTGGATTCGAAGAAAGTTCTACTTTCTAACTCAGCTTCACCCGTACCTCTAGTCGAAACCACATTGGAGCTAAACATTAGAAGCCAGTTAGGagatttcttttcttcaagggTAGGATGTTAG